Genomic DNA from Chrysiogenia bacterium:
GTGAAGCCCGCCCGCGCATGCGTGCCGCGCTGCTTGAGCGAGTTGCGAATCCGATTGTTCGTGCCCTGTCGCATGAGCGTCTCCAGATGGCTGTGACCGGCGTCTCTAGCGCCGGTCGATTCGGTCCCATTCGTTGCCGTCAATGTCCCACTTGTAGAGCGAAGGCCGGCCAAGCAGGCTGACGGTAATGGCCCGCGCAAAACGCGGGTCGCCGCCCGTGCCTTCCTCGCGGAAATACACGTAGATGGCATCCTGATCGGTCGAAAGCGGAACGGTAACAAAACCCTGCGCGTTGAAGGTCACGCTATTGCCGGGTAATGCGATTCCGTCGCCATCGCCCTGCCCGTGTTCACCGGCGGCGGAAATCGGACCGGATCCAATGCCCGTGGAATTGCCGAAGTAGATGTTCTTGGGCAACTCGACGCTGGTGCAGACACTTCCGTGTTCGTAGGAATAGTATTTTTCTGAAATACCGCCGGCGGTGCAGTCGCTCGAGCCCAGGTAGACGCTCACCAGCGTCCCGTGGGAACGTGCCTCCGCCGCCGCCAGCACCAGGGTGTTGCGAATGCCGCGGGCGCCGTCACGGACCGCCCACTCCCGGCGCACAAGCAGCCCGAAGCGCGAGGCCGCCACGGTGCTCATCACACCGATCAGGGCCACCACCACCATCACTTCGATCATGGTGAATCCGCCCCTGGCGCGCCGCCTGTGGCTGCGAGAGTCTATTTTCGCCTGAATCTGCATACGCCTACCCTTTTGTTGCCCCAGTTCTTACGCAAGGATCATTCCGTCAGCCCCACAAATTACAACTAACTGATATTACAGGGTTTTCTTAAAAACCCGCCCCTAAACGCGTCGCGTCAATGAACAAATCTACACATTTCAGGTTGCCGCTACACGTCCGGGATACGCAAACTTTTCGCACATCAGCTCAAACCATACTCTTTGATCTTGTAAAGCAAGGCCCTGTGGGAGATTTCGAGCAGTTTTGCGGCCCTTGTGCGGTTGCCACCGGTCTGCTCCAGCGCCCGGGCGATGAGTTCGCGCTCGATCCGGGCCGTCCACTTCTTGATCGAGAGCCCCTCGCGCTCGCTGTTCGGGAAATCACCAGCAATTCCAGTGCCTTGTGTCGGCGAGAACGGCAGATCCGAAACGCCGATGCTCTCGGAGTCGTTGAGCACGATGGCGCGCTCGATCACGTTCTCCAGCTCGCGCACATTGCCGGGCCACTCGTAGTGGCGAAGGGCGTTGCGGGCCTCGCTGGTCAGGGTCATGGCCTCCCGCCCCAGGCGCTCGGCGAAGCGGCCCACAAAGAAGTCGGCCAGCATCAGGATGTCTTCGGGGCGCTCGCGAAGCGGCGGGATCTTCAACGGCAGGACGTTGAGCCGGTAGAACAGGTCGCGGCGGAAACGTCCGTCCTCGACGTCCTTTTCCAGGTCCCGCAGCGTCGCCGCCACGATGCGCACGTCCACCTTGCGCGGGCGATTCTCGCCGACGCGCCGGATCTCTTCTTCCTGCAGGACGCGCAGCAGCTTGACCTGCAACGCCAGCGGCAGCTCGCCGATTTCGTCCAGGAAGAGCGTGCCGCCCTGGGCTTCCTCGAACAGGCCGGCCTTGTCGTGGGAGGCATCGGTGAAGGCGCCCTTGGCGTAGCCGAAGAGCTCGCTCTCAAGCAGGTTCTCGGGAATGGCGCCGCAATTGACGGCGACGAAGGGCTTGCCCGCGCGCTCGCCGCTCGTGTGAATCGCCTTGGCAATGAGTTCCTTGCCCGTACCGCTCTCACCGGAGATCAGGACGGTCGTCTTGTAGTTGGCGATCTTGCGAACGGTATCGAGTATCGCGCACATCGGCGCGCTCTCGGCCAGCACGTCGTCGATGCTGAAGTCATTGCCCTCGCGGTTGGAGGGCGACTCCACGCGGGTGGCCGCGCCCTTCTTCCGGCGCTCGCGCAGTTTCTCCAAAACCAGAAGGATTTCACTGCTTTTGAAGGGTTTGGAGATGTAGTCGTCGGCCCCAAGGCGCAGCGCCTCGACCGCTTGATCGTAAGTGCCGTAGGCGCTCATCATCACCACGCCGGGCTTCAAGCCGCGGGCGCGAAATTCCTTGAGAAAGCTCAGCCCGTCCATGCGGGGCATCCGGATGTCGCAGAGGATGATGTCGAGCGGCGTGGTCTCGAGCGTGTCGAGCGCGCTCTTGCCGTCGGGGACCGTGACAACTTCGTAGCCCTCGCGATGCAGCATCACCGAGAGCATGTGGCGCATGTTCTCCTCGTCGTCGACGACAAGGATCCGCTCATTGTTGCGGTCGGTCTCTGTGTGTTGCGCCCTGGCCATTACGTGCTGCTTTCGGCTCCCTCGTTGGCGGGTAGCCAGATTTCAAAAGTTGCCCCGCCCGCTCCGGGTCCGCCGGCGCTTGCCAGCCGAAGGATTCCGCCGTGGCGGATGAGCATCTGCGAGCTGACCGAGAGCCCCAGGCCGGTGCCGCGTCCGGGTTCCTTGGTCGTAAAGAACGGCTCGAACAGATGCGCGGCCGCCTCGGCCGCGATGCCCGGGCCGCTGTCGCTCACGGCGATCCGCACCGCCTCTTCACCCCGCCGGAGGGAGCTTCCCTCGCCGGGGATCAGCAGGACTTCCTCGGGCACGCGCTCGCGCGCGACCTCGACGCGAATCTGCCCCTCGCCGCCCATGGCATCGGCGGCGTTGAGGAAGAGATTGACCAGTACCTGCTCAATCAACCCCGGGTCGGCCAGCACCCGCACGGGCCGGGAAGAGTCGTGCTCAATGGAAATATTATGAAAGATTTTCCTACCCTTGACCAGCGAGACAATTCCTTCAATCAGCGCCTGAAGTTCGAGGTCTACCGGCTTGAAATCACGGGGTTTTGAAAGATCGAGAAGCCCCCGCACAATGTCCCCGGCGCGCTCAATTTCCCGGGCTGCGCGGGCCGCAAGATCCTTGCGGGTCTCGGGGTCGAGCGTGGGATCTTCAAGCAGTTCCAGGTAACCCGAAACAGCGCTCAGGGGGTTGCCGACCTCGTGGGCGACGCCCGAGGCAAGCTTGCCTACGGTGGCCAGTTTCTCCGACTGGATCAGCTCATTTTGAGCCAGTTCCAGTTGGGCCAGCCGGGCCTCCAATTGCTGCTCTCGCTCGAAGAGCTGGGTGGTCATCTCCTCAAAATGCCCTTCGAGTTCGAGCATCTCGCTGGTCTTCGGCTCGGTCAGCTCGTAGTGGCGCTCGCCCTCGGTCACGCTGCGCGAGGCGGCGACCAGTTCCTTAAGTGGTTCAATAACAAGCTTGCGAACTCGGTCGGCGCCCAGCCACAGCAGGGTCACCAGCAGGATCGCCACGTAGGCGGCCAGCAGCCACTGCCCGGCGATGGAATCCCAGAGCGGGGTGGTCGGCACGCCGACCAGCACCGCCCCCTGCGGCGGGGTGTTGGGATTAAGCCCCATCGGCACGGCCGCCCAGACCCAGGGAGGCTCGTCGAAGCCAAAGACCGGCCGGGGCTCCAGGCTGCCCGGGCGCAGGGTCTGACGCGCCAGGTGGGCTTCCTTGAGAAGCTGGCGCATCCGATCGTTCACTTCTTCTTCGCTCTTGAAACCCGCCAGAAGCTGCAGGCCGCGACCCGGGTGGTAGACCACCACCCGCAGGCCCTTGCCCCCGTAGCCGGGCGTCTGGGTGGTGAGCCCGGCGGCAAGGCGCGCGTATTCGCGCTCGGTCTTGCCACCGCTGGCAACGGCGGCGCCCACGGCGTGAGCCACCTGCTCGGCGCGAAGCTGGTGTTCACCAAAGCGCTGGCGACCGATCAGGAAGCTGAGCACCAGGGTGATGAGCACGAACTCGATCGCACCCAGCACGGCCATCTCCAGAAAGATCTCCAGCAGCAGCGGCCGGGTCTTTTGGGAGTTCTCCTGGGGATTCTCGCTCACAGCAGGCTCCCCACCAGGCGCAGGTAGACCTGCACGATTTCATCGGGAAAAAGCAGGGCCAGAAAGCCGCCGAGCGCCAGAAACGGCCCGAAGGGAATGGGCGTGCGAGAGCCCGAACGGCTGAGCAGCAGGTAACCGCCGCCGAGCACGCTGCCCACCACCGAGGCCACCATCACCGCCAGCAGCGTGCCCTTGAGCCCCACGAAGGCGCCGATCATGGCCAGCAGCTTGAAGTCGCCGGTGCCCATGCCTTCATGGCCGCGCAGTTTCAAATAGGCCGCGGCGACGGCCCACAGGGTTCCGCCGCCGGCCACTGCGGCGAGCGCCGCCTCCTGGGGGGAGAGCCC
This window encodes:
- a CDS encoding sigma-54-dependent Fis family transcriptional regulator is translated as MARAQHTETDRNNERILVVDDEENMRHMLSVMLHREGYEVVTVPDGKSALDTLETTPLDIILCDIRMPRMDGLSFLKEFRARGLKPGVVMMSAYGTYDQAVEALRLGADDYISKPFKSSEILLVLEKLRERRKKGAATRVESPSNREGNDFSIDDVLAESAPMCAILDTVRKIANYKTTVLISGESGTGKELIAKAIHTSGERAGKPFVAVNCGAIPENLLESELFGYAKGAFTDASHDKAGLFEEAQGGTLFLDEIGELPLALQVKLLRVLQEEEIRRVGENRPRKVDVRIVAATLRDLEKDVEDGRFRRDLFYRLNVLPLKIPPLRERPEDILMLADFFVGRFAERLGREAMTLTSEARNALRHYEWPGNVRELENVIERAIVLNDSESIGVSDLPFSPTQGTGIAGDFPNSEREGLSIKKWTARIERELIARALEQTGGNRTRAAKLLEISHRALLYKIKEYGLS
- a CDS encoding HAMP domain-containing protein gives rise to the protein MSENPQENSQKTRPLLLEIFLEMAVLGAIEFVLITLVLSFLIGRQRFGEHQLRAEQVAHAVGAAVASGGKTEREYARLAAGLTTQTPGYGGKGLRVVVYHPGRGLQLLAGFKSEEEVNDRMRQLLKEAHLARQTLRPGSLEPRPVFGFDEPPWVWAAVPMGLNPNTPPQGAVLVGVPTTPLWDSIAGQWLLAAYVAILLVTLLWLGADRVRKLVIEPLKELVAASRSVTEGERHYELTEPKTSEMLELEGHFEEMTTQLFEREQQLEARLAQLELAQNELIQSEKLATVGKLASGVAHEVGNPLSAVSGYLELLEDPTLDPETRKDLAARAAREIERAGDIVRGLLDLSKPRDFKPVDLELQALIEGIVSLVKGRKIFHNISIEHDSSRPVRVLADPGLIEQVLVNLFLNAADAMGGEGQIRVEVARERVPEEVLLIPGEGSSLRRGEEAVRIAVSDSGPGIAAEAAAHLFEPFFTTKEPGRGTGLGLSVSSQMLIRHGGILRLASAGGPGAGGATFEIWLPANEGAESST